The Eleginops maclovinus isolate JMC-PN-2008 ecotype Puerto Natales chromosome 24, JC_Emac_rtc_rv5, whole genome shotgun sequence genome contains a region encoding:
- the LOC134861120 gene encoding probable ribonuclease ZC3H12C, producing the protein MGQKDHVEAGAGLILDLGLDLEYLHVAGADRQAGGSDGPPAMEEQGESPGICGTTTNDPEENAASDAECEPAPSPSDPDGGLAHGKNTHQPLCRTQCVDLGTDGPPELPSEVEDDTPAQSSPSSPCKLPRPDPPCTASSPEPALEGGGKEYQAKLEFALKLGYSEETVRLVLSKLGPDTLINDILGELVKLGTKSEGEQPAGSLASTSSSSSSSSSCGCSDLLESQRSDSPCPSESLGDQDNLRPIVLDGSNVAMSHGNKEVFSCQGIQLAVDWFLERGHHDITVFVPAWRKEQSRPDAPITDQETLRRLEKEKILVFTPSRRVQGRRVVCYDDRFIVKLAYESDGIIVSNDNYRDLANEKPEWKKFIDERLLMYSFVNDKFMPPDDPLGRHGPSLDNFLRKRHVMPEQKKQPCPYGKKCTYGHKCKYYHPERGAQPQRAVADELRAIAKTCVTTKNQGDTGLVKSHSVPAGSLDAKKGAQKRQSDPSIRALSYSDAEEKLARGRAESQRSGLCGSSSSSGSVTMSTAPGGPPSSFSLPQEQQSRSVTPHSLPAPSHDLYPHCESPDLSYYSVTRAYSGLSLSSRRSPDCRFPNDTDLRLGSMGSAGSECGSESSVSCGSSCDSYSERPCPACPADTLLEDNAHFANPHSRLYPHHAASNHELCGLHPADYANIQHGYHLARGQSCAHDQPPPEAPPKRPLYPLPPHLQHQPLTARSSCPGDYHSLPQANPHSPGSPLGRCLAPTRGESVSDSHLYEHHSTSHHHHRTKALPGWDSYYRQPPLPPSRYEPSAYQSLPDTRQSSWHAPPWAQEGYTQHHSSHPALHPSSTHYLSHPPPPAHSPHPPHPSSSPLPPYPPHLTMPSHATSSYMPQHPDSPAHSRYGDMREKVYVNLCNIFPSELVSRVMARSPHITDPQQLAAAILAEKAQTGY; encoded by the exons ATGGGCCAGAAGGACCATGTGGAGGCAGGAGCGGGACTCATCCTCGACCTGGGGCTGGATCTGGAGTACCTCCACGTAGCAGGGGCCGACCGGCAGGCTGGCGGCTCTGACGGGCCCCCTGCCATGGAGGAGCAGGGGGAGAGCCCCGGCATCTGCGGCACCACCACCAATGACCCGGAGGAAAATGCTGCGTCGGATGCAGAGTGCGAGCCGGCGCCTTCTCCCAGCGACCCGGACGGAGGGTTAGCTCACGGTAAGAACACGCACCAGCCGCTCTGTCGGACCCAGTGTGTGGACTTGGGCACCGACGGTCCTCCTGAGCTCCCATCAGAAGTTGAAGATGATACCCCCGCCCAGTCTTCACCCAGCTCCCCCTGTAAGCTCCCCCGACCTGATCCTCCGTGCACCGCCTCCTCACCAGAGCCGGCACTGGAGGGCGGAGGGAAGGAGTACCAGGCCAAGCTGGAGTTCGCCCTGAAGCTGGGATATTCCGAGGAGACGGTGCGCCTGGTGCTGTCCAAGCTCGGCCCCGACACCCTCATCAACGACATCCTGGGAGAGCTGGTCAAACTGGGAACTAAGTCAGAGGGAGAGCAGCCGGCCGGATCATTAGCCTCCACctcatcttcttcatcctcttcttcctcttgcgGCTGTTCTGATCTGCTGGAGAGCCAGAGGTCGGACTCGCCCTGTCCATCAGAGTCTCTGGGCGACCAGGACAACCTGCGGCCCATTGTGTTGGACGGCAGTAACGTAGCCATGAG CCATGGCAACAAGGAAGTGTTTTCCTGCCAAGGCATCCAGCTGGCGGTTGATTGGTTCCTCGAACGTGGCCATCATGACATCACCGTGTTTGTGCCGGCGTGGAGGAAAGAGCAGTCCCGCCCCGACGCCCCCATAACAG aTCAGGAGACCCTGCGGCgcctggagaaggagaagatcCTGGTCTTCACTCCCTCTCGGCGCGTCCAAGGTCGGCGTGTGGTTTGCTATGACGACCGCTTCATCGTCAAGCTGGCCTATGAGTCAGACGGCATCATCGTCTCCAACGACAACTACCGAGACCTGGCCAATGAGAAGCCGGAGTGGAAGAAGTTCATCGATGAGCGGCTGCTCATGTATTCCTTTGTCAATGACAA atTCATGCCCCCAGATGACCCTCTTGGTCGTCACGGCCCCAGTTTAGACAACTTCCTGCGGAAAAGACATGTCATGCCTGAGCAGAAGAAACAGCCTTGCCCCTATG GAAAAAAGTGCACTTACGGCCACAAATGTAAGTACTACCACCCGGAGAGAGGTGCTCAGCCTCAGCGGGCCGTGGCTGATGAGCTGCGTGCCATTGCCAAAACCTGTGTCACCACAAAAAACCAGGGGGACACTGGGCTAGTGAAGAGCCACAGTGTGCCAGCTGGCAGCCTTGATGCTAAAAAAGGCGCCCAGAAAAGGCAGTCAGACCCTAGCATCCGAGCTCTGTCGTACAGCGACGCTGAGGAGAAGTTGGCCAGAGGGAGGGCGGAGAGCCAGAGGAGCGGTCTGTGtggcagcagcagtagcagtggGAGTGTAACCATGTCTACGGCTCCAGGGGGCCCTCCCTCCAGTTTCAGCCTTCCCCAGGAGCAGCAGTCCAGATCTGTGACTCCTCATAGTCTCCCAGCCCCGAGCCACGACCTCTACCCTCACTGTGAATCTCCAGACTTGAGCTACTACTCGGTGACTCGCGCTTACTCCGGATTGAGCCTCTCCTCCAGACGCAGCCCGGACTGTCGCTTCCCCAACGACACAGACTTGCGACTGGGCTCGATGGGCTCCGCCGGCTCCGAGTGCGGCAGCGAAAGCAGCGTGAGTTGCGGCAGCAGCTGCGACTCGTACAGCGAGAGGCCGTGTCCTGCATGCCCCGCAGACACGTTACTGGAAGACAACGCCCATTTTGCTAACCCTCACAGCAGATTGTATCCCCATCATGCCGCGTCAAACCACGAGCTGTGCGGCCTTCATCCTGCAGACTACGCAAACATCCAGCACGGCTACCACCTGGCCCGCGGGCAGAGCTGTGCTCACGACCAGCCTCCACCCGAGGCTCCCCCAAAGCGCCCTCTCTACCCGCTGCCTCCTCACCTCCAGCACCAGCCGCTGACCGCTCGCTCAAGCTGCCCGGGCGACTACCACTCATTGCCCCAGGCCAACCCTCACTCCCCCGGCTCTCCTCTGGGACGCTGCCTGGCTCCGACGCGAGGAGAAAGCGTGTCAGACTCACATCTGTATGAACACCACTCTACATCGCACCATCACCACCGGACAAAAGCGTTGCCGGGCTGGGATTCGTACTATAGGCAGCCTCCGCTACCGCCGTCCAGGTACGAGCCGTCAGCCTATCAGAGCCTGCCGGACACCCGCCAATCATCATGGCACGCCCCTCCCTGGGCACAGGAAGGCTACACCCAGCACCACTCCTCCCACCCAGCACTCCATCCATCCTCCACACATTACTTGAGCCACCCGCCGCCTCCAGCCCActctcctcaccctcctcaTCCATCCAGCTCTCCTCTCCCGCCGTACCCGCCTCACCTAACAATGCCCTCCCACGCTACTTCCTCCTACATGCCGCAGCATCCAGACTCCCCTGCACACAGCCGCTACGGAGACATGAGGGAGAAGGTGTACGTCAACCTGTGCAACATCTTCCCCTCGGAGCTGGTGAGCCGGGTGATGGCCAGGAGCCCCCACATCACAGACCCCCAGCAGCTGGCAGCCGCTA